Within the Corynebacterium sp. sy039 genome, the region TCAGCCATAAGAATGACTGCCCGACTCACCGCATCACCACTCCACCGCCGCGCCACTTTAGCCGTTTTCTCCACAGCAAAAACCGGCATACCCAATTGCCCAGCTAATGCCGCTCCATTGATTCTGCCCCGAGTAGAATACAACCTGGCAATAGCTGACACTTTGCTACTCAACGCAGCAGCTAAAGCAACAGGGCTAATCCCCAATTGCAAAGCCCGCCGTGTTGCCGATAAAGCACGCACAGCATTGCCAGAACAAGCAAAATCTGCAATATCGAATACTGAAACCTCAGCAACACCAACGTAGTATCGTCGAACAGCTGCTACATCGACCTTGCCATCAGTATCAGAAACCAATTGCGACACAGCACTAGCAAGCTCACGCAGCTCTGAGCCAACCCCTTCAAGCAGCGCATTGATGACGTCGGGAGTAGGCGAAAGCCCATAGCGACGAAACTCTGCCATAAGCCACGCAGACTTTTCATGCGCTTTGAGCTTTGCAACCTCATGCACCTGTGTATATTTCTTGAGCTTTTCGACGGCAGCTTTAGCGCGACCACCACCTTTGTGCATGATAATCAGATAAACACCTGGGGTGGGGTTATGTGTTGCTTCAAGTACAAGCTGTATGGGCTCTTTACCTGCGTCTTGCGCTTCCTCAAAAATAACAATGCGATCTTCACCAAAAAGTGAAGGCGAAAGCAATTCAATCATTTCCGCCGACGTAACATCTCCGGTACGCAACCGTGAAACAACAATGTTATCACCCAACGATGATTGCTCTTTTATCTGAGCAATCAGCTCAGTACGTATTCTTTCTGCCAAAAACTCCTCATCGCCGAGGATAAGATGTGACTGCTGAATCATTATGCTCCCGCTACTTGCTCATTTGTGCTCACTTCAGTCTAGAAAATAAGTGAGCACAATCCCACTTAAACTTTTCCTTAAGATCTTTCCTCAGGTCTTTTCTTTCGGGAACCATAAAATAATGCCAAAGAGATAACCCAGGCCACCAGCAACACACTCCACGCCTGCTGTGTTCTACCAAAATTGACATAGACTAACAATAAACCCCCTCACCTGCACGAACAGTGATTGAACGAGAAACAATTACCGCAACTGCCCAAGAGTTGCCGAAACCTAATAATATGATTGGTGCTAAAAGGAGGGCATTAAACCCCAACGGTGGGTTGGCGCAGGCACTGTATTGATACTCAATGCTTTAGGCATTCCCTTTTTTCGCATACCTATGATTGCTTCTATAACGTTGTGTAGTTACCACGTATCACAACCATTTATCCCAGCAAGGATTCCTGCACATTAACCAGCTTTGTTTATGGCGTTTTACGTGCTACATCATGCCTGTAATGGTTCGTCGTGTTAGATCATCCATTGGTGGGATATGCTCACTATTCATAGAGCAACGATGAACTGTGTATGTGGATTGGCGTAGAATATCCAGCGTTTCACGTTCTGTGTTGTTGTCGATCCATTCCATCCATGATAGATAGCGGTGTAGGTTCTTGGAGGCGACACTGCTAAAACGCCTCATAAACCGTTTGGTTTTAGAGTGCAGTGCGTTGATTGGCGCAAGTTTGCCGCGGTCATCTTTAGAATGATAAGCCCTGTGGGTAGCACCAAGTTCTTCTAGCGCTGAAACATAGCCTGAACCTTTGTCCGTGATAACAGTGCAACCAGACGTAACAATGTCACCAAGGGCTAGGCGGGCGGTATTTTTAGAAATACTACTGTATCCAGCAATTTGATGGAAAATACTTCCCGTAGATGTCACGCCCATAACCACACAAACCAACAACCTTGACTGACTTTTCCCCTTCCTTAACCCGCCGCGCTTTTTAGCTTTAACACCATCAGGCACAGCTGCCCCCTTATAGTTAATAGGGAAAAACGTTTCATCGATATAAGCTAAGTTTCCCCTGTTCACCGTAACTTTTTTAGCATTTTTCTCAACCAGCTCAAGAACACGGTGCCGCATAAAGAAAGCAGTGGCAACAGCAACCCCGCAGCGTTCGGCACTACGACGAACACTTACACCGTCGATAAAACATTCAGCGAACTTCCTCCATGTCTCTAAAGACAGTTTGGAGGTTTTGAGAACTTTGTTTGTGGAGTGTCCAAAGGTGCGCTGGCACCCTTTACACAAATAGCGTTGCCCGCCCTTTGATGTGCCTTTGCGCACAACGGAATCACACTCGCAGCGTGGACATTGTGACAGAATCTCACCATACTCTGGCTCGTGAAACAACTGCTCCAGCTGTTCAATCAAGTGTTGTCGTTCTTCTGGTGTGACTGTGGAAATTATCTCTTTGACTTGGTTAATGATGTCTGTGGTTGTCATGTCTTAAATTGTAAAAACCTCCCCCGACATGAAGAACGGGGTGTTCGTTGTTATGTTCGATGTCAATTTTGGTAGAACACAGCACTCCACGCCACCCCTACCCACCCCTGCGATAAGGAAATGTGTGCGTAAGGTAATTGAGAACCACGCTCGGCAACACAATATATCCAACGCACTAATGGTTGGCACAAGGCTATCGGAATATAGGCTACGACGCTGAAAAACCCACAGTTACTCAGCACAATTGCAAGCAAACCCAACACAGTTATTGGTGCTACCACCGCTGCAACTAAAACATTAGCGAAGAAACTCACCAGAGATAGCGTATGGTTCATCACAGCAATAACAGGAATGGTCGCCATCTCAGCAGCCAATGCCACTGCAGCTGTTCTATTTACTACATCGGGGATACGCCACCAGGGTATATTGGCGCAAACACGATAAAAGATCGGATTAAGCACGATAATCCCAGCAGTAGCAGAAACAGAGAGCAAGAACCCATAATTGCTTGCCATGTCACTATCCCACACCACAATGCCAATAACAGAAAGAGACAACGTATGTATTGGTGGTGCTCGCGTAATACTCAATGCAGCCACCATGCTCACTGCTCCGGTGGCACTTGCCCGTATCACCGAAGGCTCATACCCAATAAATAAAGCGAATAGTATCAAGGAAACTAGCCCACCAACAGCACATATGCGTGGACTACAACCGCATAATCCAAGCAGAAGCATGACAGTCGTCGTAATGATTGCCACATTACCGCCAGATACCGCACTTAAATGTGCTAATCCTGTTGCAGCATATATTTGTTTGTCATATTCGCTTTGTAAACTCGTATCCCCCATAACCATCGCAGCATACAAACCAGCGATTGCATCATCATCAATATAGTGCCCTACGGCGGATAAGAAATTATCCTTTATTCCCTGCATAAGCTGAACATATTTTTCCCATATCGTGGGTTCTGTCTGTTCCACACACCGTATATCACTCGCAATATACATATGCTTCAATAGCACAGCCTTATCTGTAGCGACTGCTTTCCCACTCACCACAAAAGGTGCTCCCGGATGTAAACAGCTGCTTTGCGAGATATGTGCACCGCGATAAAAAATAGGTATGCTACCGGGACTATGGGCAAAGCGAGCCTCGATAATCCATCCAGAATCCGTCTGAAAAGGTCGAGATTGCGCCCGCATCATCATAGTAGGTGGTAATTGATGTGCCAATCCACTACGTTGCAACACATTCATCCTTATTCCCACGCACACTAAGGCACAGAAACCGCCAAGCCCCACCACACCAGCCTGCATCTTATCCCACAATGCACATAGGCAGACTCCTATCGCTACTACTGCTGCCGCACACCACCATTGACCAGTTCGCAACATAACAAAGGTGCTTACCCAAACACTCAATGCAGCAGGTACCAGACGCAGGTCATTCATAATGTGACCTGGTTTTCTATTTGAGCAAATTTAGCAGCACCAATTCCTTTGATCTCAAGCAATTGATCAATACTGCTAAACGCACCAATGCTTTGCCGATACGCAATGATAGCTTCCGCAGTTTTTTGCCCGACTCCACTAAGAGTCTGCAATTGTTCGACACTTGCTGTGTTGATATTTATTTTCCCGCTCTCAGCACTCACACTATCTGCATCCGATTGCAGCGCGACGATAGGCTCATCTGGATACGGCACATATACTTGTTTTCCGTCTTGAAGTTGCTGCGCAAGGTTGAGGGCATGAAACCGTGGTTCGTGAAAACGCTCCTGCGAAACACCAGCTGCGCTCAGTGCATCGGCTACTCTTGCCTGTGGACTCAGCGTATGCAAGCCTGGCCTAGACACATCTCCAATAACCGAAACCACCAATTCCTTTGCTGATGGCGCAGTTGATTGCAGTGCGCTATTATCTGCCACAGAATTACCTGCCGCAGATGGAGTTATTTCTGCTGGTGGCACTACTTGTTGTGGTACAGAGGTACCAGAGAAGAAAAAGAGTGCTCCTACTATTGCCAATGCACAAACCGCTACCCCTATAAGCTGGCGACCAGATAGTGCATAGCGTGGTGGTAGTGGTTGCACATTAAGCACATCTTCTTGCCCAGTTGGTCGTGCTAATTCTTTTACTCGTTCATATACCCGCCCCATGGGCACAAGAGTAAAGGTTGTGCGTCGAAAGCAAAAACGTGCAGGGCAATAGAGCACGATATTCTGTGGAAAACCCTCTGACCTGCATTAGTTTGCTTGTGGATAACGGCTCATCCACTGGTGCCACAATTATTGATCGGCACTTGGCGCTGTGTCAGTAGCGTAGACCCCCATGTTCCAGCCCTCAAGATACCATTGCACAGGCTCATCTGTTGCAGGGGCACAACCAAAACGCGGACGCGCTATCAGTGCTGACCAGCATGTATTGCCAAGACCAGAAAAAAGTGGATATTGACTAGGGTGCAATTCCAGCAAAGAGGAGGTAAGCGCGCTAATGGTACCGCCATGCGCGACAACAAGTACTGTTGTATCCTCGTCATCCCATTGTGGATAATCGGTCACTAACTCGTCGATCACTGCACGAGCACGCTGAGCGACGCTGAGCCGAGATTCACCACCAGGCGGAGTCCACGAAGCATCATTGCGCCACCGCGCCCGAGCGCCAGGATAAGCTGCATCTACTTCCTCGTGAGTTTTCCCCTGCCACTGCCCCAAATTAGTTTCACGCAAACGCTGATCAATCTCTACCCCAACGCCAATGTTGCGATCAATAATCTCTGCAGTGACTCTAGCACGCTGCAAATCAGACGCAATGATTTTTTTAATAGGCTGACTCGCTAAGAAATCTGACACTAACTGGGCTTGTGCAATGCCGCGTTCCGCCAGTTCTGTATCAAGATGACCTTGCATACGCTTATTGGCATTATATTGCGTTTGCCCATGTCGCAGTAGAAGTAACCGTCGCGGCATAGGTTATAACTCGTCTTCAGGTTCTGGGGCAGCAAGTGGAATATCGTCCAAAGACTCTACAGTACGGACATCAATATCGTCCGCCCAATCCTCATCACGCTGCATCGTCTCCACGCCCTCGACTTCAATGAGTGGACAATCCCGATAGAGTCGATCCAAACCATAAAAATCACGCTCGATATTGCGCTGCACATGAACAATTAACATGCCATAATCAAGCAATACCCAGCGGTTTTCTCGATTCCCCTCACGTCGTTTAGGCTCTTGCCCGACAGCAGTAAGCTGATCTTCAATTTCTTCGACGATGGCTCGTACTTGACGCTCGTTATCGGCAGAAGCTAATACAAATACTTCCGCAATCGCCATAACATCCGACACATCCACAACAGCGATATTCGTTGCTTGCTTCTCATCAGCCGCACGAGCAACAATGGCAGCTAGGTCAATGGTTTCATTAGTTGCGGTCACACAAAATCCTTATTTATAGCTATTTTCCTCTTTTGTGGCAGTGCAAAACGTGCAGCAAACCAAAACACACAAACAATACCACCGCTTAAAACTTTACACTGGCTTAATATCTCTTAGCAGCCAACAACACAGCATTGTCATATACCAAGATACACACGATCACATTCAAGAGATACTAGCTTCGATCTAGCGTTGATAAAGACCACGCTTAGCGATGTATTGCACCACACCGTCGGGCACAAGATACCACACAGGCAACCCCTGGGCTGCACGTTGCCTACACCCTGTGGAAGAAATAGCCATAGCTGGAATCTCAATCAGCTTAACCTTTTGGCGCTGTGGCAACGGCAGAAAATCGTCGGCAAGCTCATAGCCAGGGCGCGTAACCCCCACAAAAGTTGCTAACTCTAAAGCTTGTTCCCAATTGTGCCACGACAAAATACTGCTCAGTGCGTCAGCTCCAGTGATAAAGAAAAGTTGTGCGCGTGGAAAAATCTTCCGAATATCGCGCAGGGTATCTACCGTATAGGTTGCACCTGGGCGTTCAATATCTACCCGGCTCACACTAAAGCGTGGGTTTGAGGCAGTAGCAATAACTGTCATGAGATAGCGATCCTCTGCAGCTGAAACATCACGATCTTGCTTCTGCCAGGGATTACCAGTGGGCACAAAAATTACTTCATCAAGCTCAAAGCGAGCGGCAACTTCGCTAGCCGCAACAAGGTGGCCATGATGAACCGGATCAAAAGTGCCACCCATGATGCCGATGCGCTGCGCTTGATGAGAGAAAGCATCATTTCCCAATACAGAAGGAGGTGTCGTGTCATGATTATGCTCATGCAATGCCTCAGGTGTAGTCATAGGCACCTAGTGTAGCTACTGTGGACAAGAACAACCAGAAGAAAGAATGCACATACTCGTTCCACTCACCTGAGAATCAGCGAAACAACACTGTGCGCCAACCCCCAACATTTGTTATGGAGAGTAAACTACTTACCTAAATTGGCGAAAACCAAAGGCATATACTGCTAAACCGATACTCCGACTTGAGATCTTTAGATTAAAAATGAGCAATTCCGACAATTCCAATACTGAGGTTACTACTGAGGTGACTTATCCTGCTGCGTCTGCAATATCAGCTCCAGCCTCGGCCGCTAAGAAAAGTAATCGTTCTGGTCGCCACCGTGTGCCGATAGCACGCCCCAAAGGATGGAGCACCACAGTTGCGACGATTTCATCAGTGATGATGACCTTAGACATCACGATCGTACTCGTTGCACTACCTGCTATTGCACAGGATTTACAGCTTTCCCTTAGCGGCGGACAATGGGTAATCAACGCCTACAGTCTGGCTTTTGCTTCTCTCTTACTTTCCGCAGGCAGCATTTCTGACATTATCGGGCGACGAACAATTTTCCTCGTCGGGCACCTTTTATTCTTAGCTGCATCTATTGCGTGTATTCTCAGCAGCTCCGAAGCAATGCTCATTGCAGCACGTGCAGTACAAGGCGCTGGTGGTGCTTTGGTTTTCGGCACCAGTATTCCACTGCTCAGCGATAGTTTCCGCGCGCATGAATCCAGGGAGCGCACTCGTGCCATTGCTATTCTCATGGGGGCAAGTGCCGCAGCCAGTGCCCTTGGCCCGCTCGTCGGCGGCTTTCTCGTGGAATACGGTGCTTGGGAATGGATTTTTATTATCAATATCCCCATTGGTATCTTCACCATAATTGCCACGCTTATTTTTGTTCCCGACCTGCATAGAGCCGGGTTACTCGAAGACGATAACGCACAAGAGTTACCACCTCTTGATATTGGTACGGTATTCATCGCAGCTGCCATGCTCTTTAGCCTGAATTATGGCATTATTTCTGGTGCAGAACGTGGGTGGACTGATGGTTTTGTCCTATTGAGTTTCTCCGCAGCGATCTTACTCTTTGTGCTTATGACGGGTATTCAACTATCCAAAGGCAACCGAGCCATGATCGATATGCGCTTATTTGCCATTCCCTCTTTCTCCGCAGTCACTTTTGCGGCTTTTGCTGCCCGTATGTTCAGCTTCGGCATGATGCCATTTCTGGTGCTCTGGCTATCTGGACACGTAGGATTATCTGCCCTAGAAATCGGCTATGTTTCCACGGCAATGGCAGGTCCCATCGTAATTTTTGCTGCTGTTGGCCTCAAACTCGGCAACTATATTCGGTTAGGTTTTGTACAAGCAATCGGCATGATTATTGTCGCCATTGGTTTAGGACTTGGCTTGCTTATTCAACCAGATAGCAGCTGGCAAGCCCTCATTCCTGCCTATGTAGTTATCGGCATGGGAACGGGTGTCATGTTGCCGCACCTGATGGATTTAGCAGTCTCTGTTGTTCCGCGTGGTCGCACAGGTACGGCAAGTGGCATTGCCAATACCGCATTACCCCTCGGCACCTCCTTTGGCGTTGCCGTCTACGGAGCTTATCTTTCCGACTCCATTCGCAATGCACTGGGCGAGGTACCACATATCCCTGCAGAGATTTCTGCTGCCCTAGCGACGGCGGCAGAAGCTGGTCAATTCACAGTGATTGAGCGGTTTTCTGCCGAATTAGCGCATACGGCACTTGAGGCTTTCGTCGACGGTTTGCATGGCATTTTCATTATTGCAGCAGTGCTTGCGATTGTCGGAGCTATTGCGTGCGCAATTTTCATCCGGGACACCCACACCCACGAGCACTAGCGCACATCTCTTAGGCTCAGCGTAGCCAGGGGCTAAGGGCGAGTTTGCCCGTCGCCATGCAAAATCCACTTCGTGGTAGTCAACTCTGGTAACGCCATAGGGCCGCGAGCATGAAGTTTTTGCGTGGAAATACCAATCTCAGCTCCCATGCCGTATTGCTGACCGTCAGTAAAAGCGGTAGAGGCATTCACCATGACCGCAGCCGCATCGACTTCCTCAGTAAATTGCGTTGCTGTGCGGATATTACCAGTTGCAATCGCCTCAGTATGACCGCTGGAATAACGTCGAATATGCGCTATTGCCCCGGCAACACCGTCGACGAGTTTCGCAGCAATATCAAAAGACAGATATTCCTCCGCCCAATCTTGCTCTGTAGCAGCGATAATGCCACTAGCGCCACAAGGAGCTAACTGCTCAATATCACCATGAACCTGCACCCCAGCTTGTTGCAGCGCATGGATGATTTTATATTGATCCTCAGTAGGTAACGCCTGGTCAATCAGCACCGTTTCTGTAGCATTACACACTGAAGGACGTCGAGTTTTGCCATTGATAAGCATGGCTATGGCCTGGTTGAGATCAAGCACATCACGATCAATATAGAAATGACAATTACCCGTACCCGTTTCAATGGTAGCAACAGTGGCATTTGTCACCACCGACTCAATCAATCCTGCCCCACCACGAGGAATAATCACATCAACCAGCCCACGAGCTTGAATAAGATCACGCACACTCTCACGCGTCTGGCATGGCAATAACTGCACACTCTCACGAGGAATATGCTGCTCGACGAGCACCTGTTGAACAAGAGCAACCAACTTCTCATTAGAATGACGTGCGCTCTTAGAACCACGCAATAACACAGCATTGCCTGATTTGAGAGCCAGTCCAAAAGCATCCACCGTCACATTCGGGCGAGCCTCATACACCATGCCCATAACCCCCAGGGGCACTCTCACCTTGCGCATCGTGATCCCATTGGGCATGACTTGTCCTGCAACAACCTCACCTACTGGGTCGGTAAGAGCTGCTACTTCTCGCAACCCTTGAGCCATTGCACTGATACGAGACTGGTCTAAACGCAGCCGATCAATGAGGGAATCACTAAGCCCATTGTCTTTAGCAGCACTAATATCATGCTCGTTAGCAGCAATAATCTCAGCACTAGCCTGCTCTAAGCGTTGTGCTACTGCATACAGTGCTGCGTTCTTTTGCTCGGTATTGAGCTTGGCCAGAGGCGTCGTTACAGCTTTGGCAGCACGCGCCATAGTAAGAATGCTCTCACGTTCTTGTGCGCGAATAGCTATCGCATCAGTGCTAGTACCAGTCTCAGTGTGCATTATGTGACGTCTCCATTACCTCAGGGCCGCAATATCTAGTATCTCAAGGACCCGATATCTCAATATCTCAGTGTCCAATTATTGTGGATAAACTTTAGTACAAAGCAAGATAATCAGCATGAATAACCGCACGATTCATCCCAGCCGGCACTTCCTCTGTTTTCTTTCCTATAAGAGTACGCACAATCTCTGAATCATAAGACACCTCACCACGACCAATGACCTTGCCTGTATTATCTGCAATATCCACAATGTCACTAGCAGCAAAATCGCCTTGCACCTGCTCAATACCCACTGCCAACAATGACGTACCACCAGCGCGCAATGCAGCACTCGCCCCTGCGTCAATGCTAATCGTTCCTGAGGTATCTGCCGCATAAAGTACCCAAAACTTCCACGCCGGCAACCGCTGAGTATGCGGATGAAACATAGTGCCCACGCTAGCGTCGCTAAGCGCAAGATCAATGTTATCTGCAGAGGTCATAAGCACGGGAATACCACCACGGGCAGCAAGTAGCGCCGCTTGCACCTTAGCAGCCATACCGCCTGTGCCTACTGCACCACCACCGCCAGCATTAACATCATGTAAGTCTCGAGCACCCCGAACATCTGTGATGAAATGCGCATCAGGCTGCGCTGGATTTTTGTCGTATAGTCCATCAACATCAGACAATAAAATCAGTGCATCCGCATACGTTAGGTGAGCAACTAAAGCAGCCAGACGATCATTATCGCCAAAGCGTAACCCTTCTGTAGCAACAGTGTCGTTTTCATTAACAATCGGCACACAGCCTAAAGAAAAAAGACGATCAATCGTACGCTGAGCATTACGCGCCCGCTCTCTGATTCCTGAATCAGCAGAGGTCAATAAAATCTGAGCAACGTGACGAGAATAGCGAGCAAAACTTGTTCCCCAGGTATGGGCAAGTTGTACCCCACCCACGGCAGCTGCCGCTTGTTTTGTGGCTAAATCACGCGGGCGCTCTGCCAAACCCAATGCGCCCATTCCTGAGGCAACTGCCCCAGACGACACGATAATGACATCGCTGCCACGTCCCATGCGCGCTTCCACTGCATCGACCACTGCGTCGATACGCGCTGGATTGACTCGATAATCTTCACCAGTAAGAGACGAGGAACCAATTTTGACTACTACACGACGAGCTGCTACGAGCTTTTGCCGAGACGCACTCACCATCTACCTGCCTAACCTTGCCAACGCTCACGTTCAGCAACTTCACCATCGCCATAATCGTATTCATCAATCAAACCACGACGCACCTGAGACTCGCGTTTACGCTCAGCTGCGGAACGACGATTATTGCGCAATAACCTGGCATCTTGACCACGACCAGCAAGCGTAGGATCTACCCCACCTGCCGTCGGCTCCCACTCAAAAGTAATTTCCCCTATGCTCACGCTACAACCCGCTTTAGCCCCAGCTTTCATTAACGCATCTTCAACGCCAATTTTGGCTAAGCGATCAGCCAGATACCCCACAGCCTCATCATTCTCAAAATCAGTTTGCCGAATCCACCGCTGTGGCTTCTCACCGATTATCAAGAAACCACCCTCAATCTCTGGATCAGGCTCAATACGGAACTGACTACCATCGCCACGCTTACGCACAGCTTGTGGGCGAATAATCTGCTTAGGCTCCATCTTTGCTACAGGACGTTGCTTACGATCTTGCTCCACAATCTCCAAAAGAGCATACTGCAACTCATCAAGACCTTTACGTGCTACTGCAGAAATAATGAACACTGGCCAGCCGAATTTCTCCTCTAAATCGTCTTTAAGGAACTCGGCTAATTCCAGAGCATCAGGAATATCAACCTTGTTGAGGATAATAATGCGCGGCCGCGAACGCAGATCCCCAAGAGTAGCATCCTGTGCCAATTCTGATTGATACGCCGCAAGTTCTTCCTCTAGAGCTTCAATGTCACTCATTGGGTCGCGCCCTGGCTCCATCGTGGCAGTATCAACCACATGCGCCAACACTGCAGTACGCTCAATGTGGCGTAAGAAATCAAGCCCCAGCCCTTTGCCCTGCGACGCTCCGGGAACTAGCCCTGGCACATCGGCAATGGTAAAAGTTTTATGCCCAATCTCTACCACACCAAGATTCGGCTGGAGCGTGGTAAAAGGATAATCACCAATTTTTGGTTTTGCTGCCGAGAGTACAGAAATCAACGATGATTTTCCGGCACTAGGAAAACCA harbors:
- the obgE gene encoding GTPase ObgE, with protein sequence MARFVDRVVLHLSAGDGGNGCASIHREKFKPLGGPDGGNGGHGGDIILEVSAQIHTLLDLHYRPHIKAQRGSNGAGDHRNGARGEDLILAVPPGTVVLNEQGETLADLTHVGMRFTAAQGGFGGLGNAALASSVRKAPGFALKGEPGEQHDIVLELKSMADVGLVGFPSAGKSSLISVLSAAKPKIGDYPFTTLQPNLGVVEIGHKTFTIADVPGLVPGASQGKGLGLDFLRHIERTAVLAHVVDTATMEPGRDPMSDIEALEEELAAYQSELAQDATLGDLRSRPRIIILNKVDIPDALELAEFLKDDLEEKFGWPVFIISAVARKGLDELQYALLEIVEQDRKQRPVAKMEPKQIIRPQAVRKRGDGSQFRIEPDPEIEGGFLIIGEKPQRWIRQTDFENDEAVGYLADRLAKIGVEDALMKAGAKAGCSVSIGEITFEWEPTAGGVDPTLAGRGQDARLLRNNRRSAAERKRESQVRRGLIDEYDYGDGEVAERERWQG